CCAAAAGATTTTGGCCGTTATAGGATGTCGAGTCTACAATATCATTAATGGCGTCCAAAGAGCCTTGAATGTCAGACTGGATGGCGTTCAAGCTCTCCTGGGAGTGAATTCCTCCGGCAGCATTCTCGGCCTGGGTTCGGATATCCTGAAGAATATCGGTGATTTGGCCTAACGCGCCGTCAGCCGTTTGGGCAATGGATACGTTGTCGCTAAGATTCTGCATTTGTTGGCCGGTCGCCAAAGATTGACTTCTCAGGCTGTTGGCAATGGTCAATCCTGCTGCATCGTCTGCTGCTGAGTTGATTTTCCGGCCCGTTGCGATACGTTCCAAAGAGTTCGTCAACCCGGTGTTGGTTTTTTCAAGCATTGTTGCGGCGATTAATGCCGAGGGGTTGTTGTTGAAGGAAATTGTCATGGGACCTCCCCGTTTTTACGTGTTGCATTATCTACATGATAATATCTAAATAATACAGCAGGATACATGTAAATTCAATGTAAAAAATATTGTTTTAACCCTTTTTAATTTATTGTAATCGACATTTGTTGAAAAAAACTTAAATGTGCATTGCTTCAAGAAAAGATGGTGATGATATGAAGTTTGTTTGGTTTTGTTTTCAGATATGCTGAAACAACTGGCTGCTGGTTGCATGTTCTGTTAAAGGGCCTGATGCCCGGGAAATCCCCTTGCACATATCTTTTCAACTCGATATAGTGAAATAAAGATCAAATCCACCTTTAATTAGGCGAGTTCTTAATCCAACCAATCCGCGGAGGATAAAGATGAATCGTCGATTTAAGTTCCTGAATAGCATAGTGCCTGAGCGAAAACCGTGCTGTTCCTATTGGTTACGGGCATTTCGTTTTCGAACTGAAATTTTTATCCGGCTATACCGTTGCCCGGTGGGTGGTTTCCGCATCGCTTGACCTGCTATCATTTGGATTCGGCAGCCTGTCTAGAGGATTTTGTAAAAGGAGAATAGTTATGTTTAGTAAAATTTTACTGGCAACAACACCGGCAGATGAAAGCAAGGGGGCGTCTAATTTATCTTTTGCTCTGGCAAGGCCCCGTCGGTCCAAGCTATTTGTTTTTCACGCCTATGGTCTGCCCGAGGAGGGGTGGAGCGCCATTCGGTATTTGTTACCCAGCGGCAAGGTGGAAGAGGTGAAAAAAGAGCTGGAAGACTATTTTTCGTCCCAACTGTCGAAAATTGAAAATTACGAAGTCCAGGTGGTACCGGGTATTCCCCAGGACGAAATTTTACGGTTTGCTCGGAAAAAAAATGTAGATCTCATTGTCATGGGGCCCCACAAGGTGGCGGAAAATCAGCCCAGGATCTGGGGGTTGACTGGTTCCACCCTGCAAAAGGTGAGTTTAAAAGCCAGGTGTCCCGTGATGATCGTGCCTCCGGATATGCCGCAGATTTTTCCTGTGGATGACGTGGTGTTGTCAAAACAGGACCGGAAAAATTTTTCAATCCTCATTGTTGATGATGAGCTGTCCATGCGCGATTCTTTGAGGGAATGGTTGGAGGATGAAGGCTTTTATGCTGACATGGCGGAATCCGGTGCTGTAGCCCTTGAAATGCTGGAGAAAAAACAATATCAGCTTATGCTTACGGATATTAAGATGCCGGAGATGGACGGGGTGACCCTTTTGACCCGGGCAAAACAAAAATATCCGGCCATGGCCGTGGTTATGATGACAGCCTATGCCACCATTGATACGGCGTTGAAGGCTATGAAAACCGGTGCTTTGGATTATCTGGTCAAACCCTTTGATCCGGATTTGCTTATCCCTGCGGTGATGAAAATCCACCAGGATTATGAAATGATCCAGGGCAGGCTTAAAGTAGCCTTTCAAAACATTGTCCTGGCCATGGATTTTTCCGAGCCTGCCCTTTGCGCATTTAACTATGCATTTGAAATCGCAAAATTTTATAATGCCTCCCTTCATATCTTCTATGCCATGCCCCTGCTGGAAAATGATGAATATCCATCTGCAGAGAAGATTGAATCCCAAATTCAAGAGGCCATTAAAAAAATGAAGACCCTGTTTGGAACAAAGCTTGCCGGGGTGGTGGGCTATAGCATAGATGCCTGGGAAGGTGCCCCGCATGTGGAGATCCTTAAGTTTGCCAGAATTTGTCATGCAGATTTGATTGTTATGGCCCACCATTCCAAGGAAAAGGACCCTGAAAAAGCGGTGCTGGGTTCCACGACCCTGAAAGTCGCTGGGGGGGCGTTTTGTCCTGTGTTAAGTATTAACCGTGATTTTGTCCCCAAACCGGTCGTTTAGTATATATTTGCATGGCGCCCCAGACGGAATGGAAAATAGTGCTCATCGACGATGAGCCGGGTATTCGCAAGGTCACAGCCATTATCCTGGAAGACTGGGGATATCAGGTTGTAACCGCGGAAAACGGTGAAGCCGGTTTAAAGGCCTGTGCCGCCTTTTTGCCCCATATCGTGATCACGGATATCAAGATGCCTGGCATGGACGGGCTTTGTGTGCTTGAAACCATCGGCAACGATTATCCGGACATGGTTGTGATCGTCATGACCGCATTTGGCGATGTTGACACGGCCATCCGTGCCCTGCAACTGGATGCCTCGGATTTTATTACAAAGCCTGTGAACGATCAGGCCTTGGGCTTGGCCCTGGAGCGGGCAAAAAAACGGTACACATCGGCAAAAAAGATCCGGGAATATACCCGCCGGCTTGAAACCGGATGGTCCAGCGCCACTGAAACCCTGATGAAAAAATATCGATTCCAGGAGCAGATTATTAACCGCTCCATGAACGGTATTATTGCCTGCGGCATGGATGATTTTATCAGGATTATTAA
This window of the uncultured Desulfobacter sp. genome carries:
- a CDS encoding flagellin translates to MTISFNNNPSALIAATMLEKTNTGLTNSLERIATGRKINSAADDAAGLTIANSLRSQSLATGQQMQNLSDNVSIAQTADGALGQITDILQDIRTQAENAAGGIHSQESLNAIQSDIQGSLDAINDIVDSTSYNGQNLLDGTYNRNGLSISSAYTSTLGSQETGFLSDIDITTPEGAQKALETLDLAMDQVGENRSSVGATQNQYTSDIDNLSTMQLNQMASESEIRDVDIAEESIILNQMKLLRDANIYALNQSNEAQNKYADLLG
- a CDS encoding universal stress protein, which codes for MFSKILLATTPADESKGASNLSFALARPRRSKLFVFHAYGLPEEGWSAIRYLLPSGKVEEVKKELEDYFSSQLSKIENYEVQVVPGIPQDEILRFARKKNVDLIVMGPHKVAENQPRIWGLTGSTLQKVSLKARCPVMIVPPDMPQIFPVDDVVLSKQDRKNFSILIVDDELSMRDSLREWLEDEGFYADMAESGAVALEMLEKKQYQLMLTDIKMPEMDGVTLLTRAKQKYPAMAVVMMTAYATIDTALKAMKTGALDYLVKPFDPDLLIPAVMKIHQDYEMIQGRLKVAFQNIVLAMDFSEPALCAFNYAFEIAKFYNASLHIFYAMPLLENDEYPSAEKIESQIQEAIKKMKTLFGTKLAGVVGYSIDAWEGAPHVEILKFARICHADLIVMAHHSKEKDPEKAVLGSTTLKVAGGAFCPVLSINRDFVPKPVV